Proteins from a single region of Salvelinus namaycush isolate Seneca unplaced genomic scaffold, SaNama_1.0 Scaffold260, whole genome shotgun sequence:
- the LOC120039226 gene encoding axin interactor, dorsalization-associated protein-like — protein MPFCTSHSVINSILTYNRDFAFDVQPVPLRRILAPGEEENLEVEEEEDAATGAGSPESFPNRVPGTLLPRLPSEPRMSLLTIKIDKIGLKDAGQCIDPYMTVSVKDLSGIDLNPVQDTPVATRKEDTYIHFSVDIEIQRHIERLPKGAAIFFEFKHYKPKKGFTSTKCFAFMEMDEIKPGPIVIELYKKPTDFKRKTLQLLTKKPLYLHLHQTLHKD, from the exons atgcccttctgcacgtCCCACTCAG TTATCAACAGTATTTTGACGTATAACAGAGATTTTGCTTTTGATGTGCAGCCAGTGCCCTTGAG GAGAATCCTTGCCCCAGGGGAGGAGGAGAACTTGgaggtggaagaagaggaggatgctgCTACAGGAGCAGGCTCCCCAGAGTCCTTTCCCAACAGAGTACCAG GTACATTGTTGCCACGGTTACCCTCAGAGCCCAGGATGTCGCTGCTCACAATAAAGATTGACAAGATTGGGCTGAAAGATGCTGGGCAATGCATTGATCCCTACATGACAGTTAGTGTGAAAG ATTTGAGTGGCATTGATTTGAACCCAGTGCAAGACACACCTGTGGCAACCCGAAAGGAGGACACATACATTCACTTCAGCGTAGACATTGAGATCCAGAGACATATCGAGAGACTACCAAAAG GGGCAGCTATTTTCTTTGAGTTCAAGCACTATAAACCCAAGAAGGGGTTTACCAGCACAAAATGTTTTGCCTTCATGGAAATGGATGAGATCAAACCTGGTCCCATTGTGATCGAGTT GTACAAGAAGCCTACTGACTTCAAGAGGAAGACGCTCCAGCTCCTGACCAAGAAGCCACTCTATCTCCACCTCCACCAGACGTTGCACAAAGATTAA